Sequence from the Nocardia brasiliensis genome:
TCGATCACCGCGAGCTTGTCGGAGACCTTCGAGCCGCCGAGCACCACCGCGTACGGGCGCTCGGTGTCGGTGGTCAGCTTCGCGAGCACGTCCACCTCGGCCGCGACCAGCTTGCCCGCGTAGTGCGGCAGCAGCTTTGCCACGTCGTAGACCGAGGCCTGCTTGCGGTGCACCACCCCGAAACCGTCGGAGACGAACGCACCGTCGTCGCCGACCAGCTCGACCAGCGCGGCCGCCAGCTTGGCCCGGTCCGCGTCGTCCTTGCTGGTCTCGCGCGCATCGAAGCGGATGTTCTCCAGCAGCAGCACGTCGCCGTCGGTCAGGCCCTCCGAACGCGCGAGCGCGTCCTGGCCCACCACATCACCGGCGAGCTGGACGTTGCGGCCCAGCTCCTCGGCCAGCTTCGCCGCGACCGGAGCCAGCGACAGCTTCGGGTCCGGCGCGCCCTTCGGCCTGCCGAGATGGGCGGTGAGCACCACCTTGGCGCCGGCCTCGACCAACGCCTTGATGGTGGGGACCGACGCGAGAATGCGACCGGGATCGGTGATGCGACCGTTGTCGTCGAGGGGGACGTTCAGGTCGGAGCGCACCAGCACGCCCCGACCCTCGACACCCTCGCTCAGCAGATCGTCGAGCGTCTTGACACTCACTGCACCATCCCCTCCGGACGCGGCTGCCCCGTCGTCCGCGCGCGCACCATGACCGTTCGAGCCGAGTGATCGCCGAATTCGTCTTGCCCGATCATGGCCTCAGAGCGACTTGCCGACGAGGCCGATGAGGTCGGCGAGACGGTTCGAGTAGCCCCAC
This genomic interval carries:
- a CDS encoding phosphoglycerate kinase; translated protein: MSVKTLDDLLSEGVEGRGVLVRSDLNVPLDDNGRITDPGRILASVPTIKALVEAGAKVVLTAHLGRPKGAPDPKLSLAPVAAKLAEELGRNVQLAGDVVGQDALARSEGLTDGDVLLLENIRFDARETSKDDADRAKLAAALVELVGDDGAFVSDGFGVVHRKQASVYDVAKLLPHYAGKLVAAEVDVLAKLTTDTERPYAVVLGGSKVSDKLAVIEALAPKVDTLVIGGGMCFTFLAAQGLSVGSSLLQEEMIETCKSLLERYADVIHLPRDIVAADKFAADADSKVVPAHEIPDGWMGLDIGPESTDRFAALLTEAKTVFWNGPMGVFEFENFAAGTRGLAEAIVTATGKGAFTVVGGGDSAAAVRALGLPEDGFSHISTGGGASLEYLEGKELPGIAVLEG